One segment of Gasterosteus aculeatus chromosome 3, fGasAcu3.hap1.1, whole genome shotgun sequence DNA contains the following:
- the asb10 gene encoding ankyrin repeat and SOCS box protein 10 isoform X3, with the protein MAYVSPPLKWHKPKKYRSDVIATAKASGCVLQFWNSLIVGDELTALSIVDDDDYEYLIDAIYDTSNIEEWKNFRFNYRGLRLWSLSYEQELTTPLHITASRGFTDCLRLLLQRGADVDLAPGGTTALHESCENCQPECTKLLLIHGANANAVTEDGLMPLHFCTSPESLECAKNLLQYGAAINGRTLDESDTPLHVAASNGLPGHAQLYLRYGAAVDKQNNEGLTPLIAACSQPQEARELERFFKVCQLLLEAGADVHTVDQDKHTPLHMACKNANPDVVDLLLANGACVNDMEYGGEAPMHNILKVVCYKLSHQPERIVRALLNHGSIRVWPGALPVVLKYCCGSPRTVEVLLNAYGHLKVTDAWVESVSSEALKEHKGFYESVFSLARTPRSLQHLARFRIRIFLEDRVHKVVPELDLPTAIKNYLLLEYRDYVH; encoded by the exons ATGGCCTACGTATCACCGCCGTTAAAGTGGCACAAGCCGAAGAAGTACCGCAGCGATGTGATCGCCACAGCCAAGGCTTCGGGTTGCGTGCTGCAGTTCTGGAACTCCCTGATTGTTGGTGATGAGCTGACGGCTCTCAGCATCGTGGACGACGACGACTACGAGTACCTCATCGATGCCATTTACGACACCAGCAACATCGAGGAGTGGAAGAACTTCAGATTTAACTACAGGGGCCTGA GACTTTGGTCGCTGAGTTATGAGCAGGAGCTGACCACGCCGCTTCACATCACGGCCAGCCGAGGCTTCACCGACTGCCTGAGGCTCCTGCTGCAGCGGGGGGCCGATGTAGACCTGGCCCCCGGGGGCACCACCGCGCTGCACGAGTCCTGTGAAAACTGCCAGCCAGAGTGCACCAAACTGCTGCTGATCCACGGCGCCAACGCCAACGCCGTCACAGAGGACGGCTTGATGCCGCTGCACTTTTGCACAAGCCCCGAATCCCTCGA ATGTGCCAAGAACCTCCTTCAGTACGGGGCGGCGATCAACGGTCGCACCCTGGATGAGAGCGACACGCCCTTACACGTGGCGGCCAGCAACGGCCTCCCGGGCCACGCGCAGCTCTACCTGCGCTACGGCGCCGCGGTGGACAAGCAGAACAACGAGGGCCTCACGCCCCTCATCGCCGCCTGTTCGCAACCCCAGGAGGCGCGGGAGCTGGAGCGCTTCTTCAAGGTGTGCCAGTtgctgctggaggccggggCCGACGTGCACACCGTGGACCAGGACAAACACACTCCCTTGCACATGGCTTGTAAGAACGCGAACCCGGACGTAGTGGATCTGCTGCTGGCCAACGGGGCGTGCGTGAACGACATGGAGTACGGCGGCGAGGCGCCCATGCACAACATCCTGAAGGTGGTGTGCTACAAGCTTTCCCATCAGCCCGAGAGGATCGTACGCGCTCTGCTCAACCACGGGTCCATCCGGGTGTGGCCTGGAGCTCTGCCCGTG GTTCTGAAGTACTGCTGTGGATCTCCACGCACCGTCGAGGTCCTGCTCAACGCCTACGGTCACCTCAAAGTCACCGACGCCTGGGTGGAGTCCGTGTCATCGGAGGCGTTGAAG GAGCACAAAGGGTTCTACGAGTCCGTCTTCTCGTTGGCCCGGACCCCTCGCTCCTTGCAGCACTTAGCACGCTTCAGGATCAGGATCTTCCTGGAGGACCGGGTGCACAAGGTGGTCCCCGAACTGGATCTGCCCACCGCCATCAAGAACTACCTGCTCCTGGAGTACAGAGACTACGTCCACTGA
- the asb10 gene encoding ankyrin repeat and SOCS box protein 10 isoform X1 gives MSRDSFVFTSSALRSFEDDEDVLERQKYKKQLAGHHFNRYMLKKELRDRAPLSSSTLMPPAVCHDSVVQNALYTGDLEAMQHLFPRGSTANLIVEPQGGDMRWVAAGDGLWSLSYEQELTTPLHITASRGFTDCLRLLLQRGADVDLAPGGTTALHESCENCQPECTKLLLIHGANANAVTEDGLMPLHFCTSPESLECAKNLLQYGAAINGRTLDESDTPLHVAASNGLPGHAQLYLRYGAAVDKQNNEGLTPLIAACSQPQEARELERFFKVCQLLLEAGADVHTVDQDKHTPLHMACKNANPDVVDLLLANGACVNDMEYGGEAPMHNILKVVCYKLSHQPERIVRALLNHGSIRVWPGALPVVLKYCCGSPRTVEVLLNAYGHLKVTDAWVESVSSEALKEHKGFYESVFSLARTPRSLQHLARFRIRIFLEDRVHKVVPELDLPTAIKNYLLLEYRDYVH, from the exons ATGTCACGAGATAGCTTTGTCTTCACGTCCTCGGCCTTGCGCTCTTTCGAAGATGACGAAGACGTGCTGGAGAGACAAAAGTACAAGAAACAGCTGGCCGGCCATCACTTCAATCGCTATATGCTGAAGAAGGAGCTCAGGGACAGGGCACCGCTGAGTTCCAGCACTTTAATGCCACCAGCTGTCTGCCACGATTCGGTCGTCCAGAACGCTCTGTACACGGGAGACCTGGAGGCGATGCAGCACCTCTTTCCCCGAGGATCCACAGCAAACCTCATCGTCGAGCCACAGGGAGGGGACATGCGCTGGGTCGCCGCAGGGGACG GACTTTGGTCGCTGAGTTATGAGCAGGAGCTGACCACGCCGCTTCACATCACGGCCAGCCGAGGCTTCACCGACTGCCTGAGGCTCCTGCTGCAGCGGGGGGCCGATGTAGACCTGGCCCCCGGGGGCACCACCGCGCTGCACGAGTCCTGTGAAAACTGCCAGCCAGAGTGCACCAAACTGCTGCTGATCCACGGCGCCAACGCCAACGCCGTCACAGAGGACGGCTTGATGCCGCTGCACTTTTGCACAAGCCCCGAATCCCTCGA ATGTGCCAAGAACCTCCTTCAGTACGGGGCGGCGATCAACGGTCGCACCCTGGATGAGAGCGACACGCCCTTACACGTGGCGGCCAGCAACGGCCTCCCGGGCCACGCGCAGCTCTACCTGCGCTACGGCGCCGCGGTGGACAAGCAGAACAACGAGGGCCTCACGCCCCTCATCGCCGCCTGTTCGCAACCCCAGGAGGCGCGGGAGCTGGAGCGCTTCTTCAAGGTGTGCCAGTtgctgctggaggccggggCCGACGTGCACACCGTGGACCAGGACAAACACACTCCCTTGCACATGGCTTGTAAGAACGCGAACCCGGACGTAGTGGATCTGCTGCTGGCCAACGGGGCGTGCGTGAACGACATGGAGTACGGCGGCGAGGCGCCCATGCACAACATCCTGAAGGTGGTGTGCTACAAGCTTTCCCATCAGCCCGAGAGGATCGTACGCGCTCTGCTCAACCACGGGTCCATCCGGGTGTGGCCTGGAGCTCTGCCCGTG GTTCTGAAGTACTGCTGTGGATCTCCACGCACCGTCGAGGTCCTGCTCAACGCCTACGGTCACCTCAAAGTCACCGACGCCTGGGTGGAGTCCGTGTCATCGGAGGCGTTGAAG GAGCACAAAGGGTTCTACGAGTCCGTCTTCTCGTTGGCCCGGACCCCTCGCTCCTTGCAGCACTTAGCACGCTTCAGGATCAGGATCTTCCTGGAGGACCGGGTGCACAAGGTGGTCCCCGAACTGGATCTGCCCACCGCCATCAAGAACTACCTGCTCCTGGAGTACAGAGACTACGTCCACTGA
- the asb10 gene encoding ankyrin repeat and SOCS box protein 10 isoform X2: MAYVSPPLKWHKPKKYRSDVIATAKASGCVLQFWNSLIVGDELTALSIVDDDDYEYLIDAIYDTSNIEEWKNFRFNYRGLSGFIRAKSNWPKFSQTVYGLSGLWSLSYEQELTTPLHITASRGFTDCLRLLLQRGADVDLAPGGTTALHESCENCQPECTKLLLIHGANANAVTEDGLMPLHFCTSPESLECAKNLLQYGAAINGRTLDESDTPLHVAASNGLPGHAQLYLRYGAAVDKQNNEGLTPLIAACSQPQEARELERFFKVCQLLLEAGADVHTVDQDKHTPLHMACKNANPDVVDLLLANGACVNDMEYGGEAPMHNILKVVCYKLSHQPERIVRALLNHGSIRVWPGALPVVLKYCCGSPRTVEVLLNAYGHLKVTDAWVESVSSEALKEHKGFYESVFSLARTPRSLQHLARFRIRIFLEDRVHKVVPELDLPTAIKNYLLLEYRDYVH, translated from the exons ATGGCCTACGTATCACCGCCGTTAAAGTGGCACAAGCCGAAGAAGTACCGCAGCGATGTGATCGCCACAGCCAAGGCTTCGGGTTGCGTGCTGCAGTTCTGGAACTCCCTGATTGTTGGTGATGAGCTGACGGCTCTCAGCATCGTGGACGACGACGACTACGAGTACCTCATCGATGCCATTTACGACACCAGCAACATCGAGGAGTGGAAGAACTTCAGATTTAACTACAGGGGCCTGAGTGGGTTTATCAGAGCTAAATCAAACTGGCCGAAGTTTAGCCAAACGGTTTACGGTCTCTCTG GACTTTGGTCGCTGAGTTATGAGCAGGAGCTGACCACGCCGCTTCACATCACGGCCAGCCGAGGCTTCACCGACTGCCTGAGGCTCCTGCTGCAGCGGGGGGCCGATGTAGACCTGGCCCCCGGGGGCACCACCGCGCTGCACGAGTCCTGTGAAAACTGCCAGCCAGAGTGCACCAAACTGCTGCTGATCCACGGCGCCAACGCCAACGCCGTCACAGAGGACGGCTTGATGCCGCTGCACTTTTGCACAAGCCCCGAATCCCTCGA ATGTGCCAAGAACCTCCTTCAGTACGGGGCGGCGATCAACGGTCGCACCCTGGATGAGAGCGACACGCCCTTACACGTGGCGGCCAGCAACGGCCTCCCGGGCCACGCGCAGCTCTACCTGCGCTACGGCGCCGCGGTGGACAAGCAGAACAACGAGGGCCTCACGCCCCTCATCGCCGCCTGTTCGCAACCCCAGGAGGCGCGGGAGCTGGAGCGCTTCTTCAAGGTGTGCCAGTtgctgctggaggccggggCCGACGTGCACACCGTGGACCAGGACAAACACACTCCCTTGCACATGGCTTGTAAGAACGCGAACCCGGACGTAGTGGATCTGCTGCTGGCCAACGGGGCGTGCGTGAACGACATGGAGTACGGCGGCGAGGCGCCCATGCACAACATCCTGAAGGTGGTGTGCTACAAGCTTTCCCATCAGCCCGAGAGGATCGTACGCGCTCTGCTCAACCACGGGTCCATCCGGGTGTGGCCTGGAGCTCTGCCCGTG GTTCTGAAGTACTGCTGTGGATCTCCACGCACCGTCGAGGTCCTGCTCAACGCCTACGGTCACCTCAAAGTCACCGACGCCTGGGTGGAGTCCGTGTCATCGGAGGCGTTGAAG GAGCACAAAGGGTTCTACGAGTCCGTCTTCTCGTTGGCCCGGACCCCTCGCTCCTTGCAGCACTTAGCACGCTTCAGGATCAGGATCTTCCTGGAGGACCGGGTGCACAAGGTGGTCCCCGAACTGGATCTGCCCACCGCCATCAAGAACTACCTGCTCCTGGAGTACAGAGACTACGTCCACTGA
- the h2bk1 gene encoding histone H2B type 2-K1 yields the protein MTNDISKKKGKSSGEKKGKRKAKRRETYAMYIYKVLKQVHPDTGISSRAMSIMNSFVNDLFERIATEASRLAQYNKRSTITSREVQTAVRLLLPGELAKHAVSEGTKAVTKYTSSK from the exons ATGACTAATGATATATCTAAAAAGAAGGGGAAGAGTTCAGGTGAGAAAAAGGGCAAAAGAAAGGCCAAAAGACGAGAAACGTACGCGATGTACATCTATAAAGTTTTGAAACAG GTCCACCCGGACACGGGGATTTCGAGCAGAGCCATGAGCATCATGAACTCCTTCGTGAACGACCTGTTCGAGCGGATCGCCACGGAGGCGTCCCGGCTGGCTCAGTACAACAAACGCTCCACCATCACCAGCCGGGAGGTGCAGACCGCcgtgaggctgctgctgcccggggagctggccaagcacgccgTGTCCGAGGGCACCAAGGCGGTCaccaagtacaccagctccaagtgA